The genomic DNA ATCGTGGCTGGTCACCGCGAGTCCTATGTAGACGGTGCTCGCCATGGCAAGGGTGTCGCTTCCCACCAGGACCCAGTTGACCCCGTCTGCCGAAGCATAGCCGCTGATGCTGTTTCCGCTTCGTACGAGCCTTACCCAGTGGGGCGCCTCGACGTACGGTCCGGAAGTGTAGATAGAGGGGGCGCCGGCGGCAAGGCGCCGCTGAAAGATCGCTGTCGAATAACCGGGCTTGATCTCCATCATTGCATTGGCTGAATCGGCCGCCAGGGTCTCGCGTATCATGACACCTGCCTTGGCGTACTCGTGTGTCGTATTCTGTAGCGATGCCACACGCGCGGTGATCTGGCCATCTCCCGTGAGCGTCTGGTAGACGTAACGGAATTCATCCGCGGTTTCCCAGATATCGGCACCCGATCCTTTTATGGTATAGGTGCCTCCGGCGAAAGCGGCGCTCCCCGGCATGCCGACGGAGCCGATGTCGCCTGATTGCCACGGGGGAGGCAGCAAGTTGAAGGTGATGGGGCTGGAGGTGGCGGCCCTGCCGGCCGAGTCGGTGGCTCTGGCGGTGAGCGTGTAGCTTCCTTCGGTAATGTATGGTTGGAAGGTATAGGTGAGGGTGCTGGATGTGCTGGTGGTGAGGAGCGTAGTGCCGTGGTACAGCTCCACCCTGGTAATGGCGGTTCCCGGTTCCGTTGTTGCGGTTGCTGTGACTATCGGAGCGGCGGGAGCGGTGAAAGTCGCGCCATCGATGGGCCTGGTGATGGTTACCATTAGAGGCCCTGAGGGTTCTGCATGGACGGCAGGAGTGCCGAGGAGCAGGTTCAGTAGCAGCAGGATCACCAGCACGGTTACGTGTCGGAGCCTCGACTTGCCGACTCCTGACCCGGACCAGGGGAAGGGCCCTCTGCCGTGAGGATGTTTCTTTACCTTCGGTTCACCACATGTTCCAGCAACTGGGTTCATCTCTCCACCTCCTGAAGGTTTTGACGTGCCCATCCTGTTTCACATCATGGTGCGCTCTCTTCTTTTAATCAGGCTGCCTCACCACGCTCCTGTCACCGGTACATCACCGTGAATGCCGAAGCCGGTGACAACCGCATCCGCCCCTTCATCCCAGAAGCCATTCCCGTTCATGTCGAGGAACCAGGTGCCGCCGCGGATAACGCCGATCTTGGTGGTTCCGCCGCCGTTCCAGTCGCCGGTCACCGGCACGTCATCCGGGTTGCCGAAGGAGTAGGCTGCATCGATGCCGTCGTCCCAGGTGCCGTTTCCATTCATGTCCAGATACCACGTGTTCCCCCGCACTACGCCGATCCTGGTTGTGCCGGTCCCGGTCCAGTCGCCGGTTATCGGTTTGTCGCCTGGAATGCCGAAGGAATATGAGGCGTCTCCTTCATCCCATCCCCCATTGCCGTTCATGTCCAGATGCCACGCGCCGTTCCTGAAGACGCCGATCTTTGTGGCCGATCCGCCGTTCCATTTTCCGGTGACGGGGATGTCGGTGGGGATACCGAAGGAGTAGGCGGCATCGATGCCGTCGTCCCATGCGCCGTTGCCGTTGATGTCCAGGTACCACGCGCCGCTGCGGAAGACGCCGATTTGGGTGCTAGCGCCGGTCCAGTTACCGGTGACGGGAATGTCGGAGGGGTTTCCGAACGAGGCGGTGGCATCGGATTCGGATTCCCACGTTCCACTGCGGTTCTTGTCGAGGAACCACTCGCCCTCCCTGAAAACGCCCACGTGGGCAGCTTGCTGGGGCCGCTGCGGTGTCCACAGCACTGCCCTCTCTCCGTCGGTTCCCGCTATCTGTCCGGAAGCGTTGATGTCTATTGCATGATAATACCCCCCGAAAAGTGAGGGCAGATAAGAGATGGCGCCCTCTTTCCAGATGAATGCCCGAGACGTTAGAGAAATCCAAGGTTGTTGCCGAATCGACGTGGGGTCAACATGTCCACCGTAGCCCAACGACAATGCTCCGATAATTTCTCCGGCATTGTTCATACCCGTAACCGCGCCCACCGTATTGGGGGCGATGGTGCCCAGATAGGTCGTCGTTCCGTTGTCCCACAGGAAGGGATAGGTATTCGTAACATCAGTGTAGTTGCCTCCTACCTGCCCCAGATTATTGAAGGCTGTGAGGCAATTACCCCTTCCACTTATTGTATCGCTATGGGTGTCGACCCACTGCCCCCCCCTCAGGACATAAGTACGCTCATGGTAAGGAAACGGCCATTTGCCGCACCCGGCGACATCCCCTCTCTCATTTATGAACACGCTGGTCCAATAGGGGTAAGGTAATGATTGGTGTGGAACGCGTCCCAAATCGGTCATCAAACCGTTAGCCCAGAGAAAAGAGCGATGTCCGTAGAGTGTATTGCTGTACGTTGTTGATGTACCTACGACCTGACCGGAATTGTTTATGTCGTAAGCTCCGCTGGCTGTATCTCCATCGAGTGTCTCAAGGTCAGTCATGACCCCTTTCGTCCAGAGAAAGGCATGTATCAGGCCCGTCTCCGTTTCACTCTCACCGACCACCGCCCCGGAGTCGTTGATGGCACGAGCGGTAGCCGTGGGACCGCCCAGGGTGCCGAGATCGGACAGCGCCCCCTTTTCCCAGAAGTAGGAGCGGCCCCCCCTTGTTCCGATCACCTGCCCCGCCTCGTTGACCGCCACCACGTCGAAGGCCCCCATGTCGGTCATGACTCCGTCCTTCCAGAAGAAGGCATGATTCTCACCCGTGGCTGTGTCGCTCTGCCCTACCACGATCCCTGCGTCGTTGAGGGCGACGGCTGAACTCTTGTTGCCGCCGAGGGTGCCCAGTTCGGTGACGGCATAGGCGAGACTTACGTGGTCGAAGAGTGCCGTGGAGAGGGCGGTGTTGTCGTGGCTGGTCACCGCAAGGCCGATGTAGACGGTGCTCGCCATGGTAAGGGTGTCGCTTCCCACCAGGACCCAGTTGACCCCGTCTGCCGATGCATAGCCGCTGATGGTGTTTCCGCTTCGTACGAGCCTGACCCAGTGGGGCGCCTCGACGTATGGTCCGGAGGTGTAGATAGAGGGGGCGCCGGCGGCAAGCCGCCGCTGAAAGATCGCTGTCGAATAACCTGGCTTGATCTCCATCATAGCGTTGGCTGAATCGGCCGCCAGGGTCTCGCGTATCATGACCCCAGCCTTGGCGTACTCATGTGTCGTATTCTGCAGCGATGCCACTCGTGCGGTAATCTGGCCGTCTCCCGTGAGCGTCTGGTAGACGTAGCGAAATTCATCGGCGGTTCCCCAGATATC from Geobacter sp. DSM 9736 includes the following:
- a CDS encoding Ig-like domain-containing protein, translating into MNPVAGTCGEPKVKKHPHGRGPFPWSGSGVGKSWLRHVTVLVILLLLNLLLGTPPVHAEPSGPLTVTITRPIDGATFTAPAAPIVTATATTEPGTAITRVELYHGTKLVTISTSSTLNYTFEPYISESYTLTAKATDSAGRVATSSPVTFNILPPPWQSGDIGSVGMPGSAAFAGGTHTVKGSGADIWGTADEFRYVYQTLTGDGQITARVASLQNTTHEYAKAGVMIRETLAADSANAMMEIKPGYSTAIFQRRLAAGAPSIYTSGPYVEAPHWVRLVRSGNTISGYASADGVNWVLVGSDTLTMASTVYIGLAVTSHDNTALSTALFDHVSLAYAVTELGTLGGNKSSAVALNDAGIVVGQSDTATGENHAFFWKDGVMTDMGAFDVVAVNEAGQVIGTRGGRSYFWEKGALSDLGTLGGPTATARAINDSGAVVGESETETGLIHAFLWTKGVMTDLETLDGDTASGAYDINNSGQVVGTSTTYSNTLYGHRSFLWANGLMTDLGRVPHQSLPYPYWTSVFINERGDVAGCGKWPFPYHERTYVLRGGQWVDTHSDTISGRGNCLTAFNNLGQVGGNYTDVTNTYPFLWDNGTTTYLGTIAPNTVGAVTGMNNAGEIIGALSLGYGGHVDPTSIRQQPWISLTSRAFIWKEGAISYLPSLFGGYYHAIDINASGQIAGTDGERAVLWTPQRPQQAAHVGVFREGEWFLDKNRSGTWESESDATASFGNPSDIPVTGNWTGASTQIGVFRSGAWYLDINGNGAWDDGIDAAYSFGIPTDIPVTGKWNGGSATKIGVFRNGAWHLDMNGNGGWDEGDASYSFGIPGDKPITGDWTGTGTTRIGVVRGNTWYLDMNGNGTWDDGIDAAYSFGNPDDVPVTGDWNGGGTTKIGVIRGGTWFLDMNGNGFWDEGADAVVTGFGIHGDVPVTGAW